The Chaetodon auriga isolate fChaAug3 chromosome 3, fChaAug3.hap1, whole genome shotgun sequence genome has a window encoding:
- the sirt5 gene encoding NAD-dependent protein deacylase sirtuin-5, mitochondrial isoform X2, with protein MIVRQFTRRGAISSHLYAHLKRPQVIQDMARPSSDLAAFREIFSNAKSIAIITGAGVSAESGVPTFRGAGGYWRKWEAQQLATPEAFSRNPSRVWEFYHYRREVMLTKNPNPAHLAIAECEERLSKQGREVTVITQNIDELHRRAGSGNILEIHGSLFKTRCMSCGHEAANYKSPICAALEGKGAPDPDTDDARIPVQQLPRCEQTGCHGLLRPAVVWFGETLDSDILTRAEKVLDSCDLCLVVGTSSVVYPAAMFAPQVAARGVPVAEFNMENTPATMRFKFHFHGPCGTTLPPALARHETEQS; from the exons ATGATTGTGCGTCAGTTCACTCGCAGAGGCGCAATAAGCTCTCATCTGTATGCCCACCTTAAAAGACCCCAGGTTATCCAAGACATGGCCAGACCCAGTTCAG ACCTTGCAGCATTCAGGGAGATCTTCTCCAATGCCAAGAGTATAGCCATCATCACCGGAGCGGGGGTGAGTGCAGAGAGTGGAGTCCCCACcttcagaggagcaggaggctaCTGGAGAAAATGGGAGGCACAG CAACTTGCCACCCCCGAGGCCTTCTCCAGGAATCCTTCTCGTGTTTGGGAGTTTTACCACTACCGCCGCGAGGTCATGCTCACAAAAAATCCCAACCCCGCCCACCTGGCCATTGCCGAGTGTGAGGAGCGACTGAGCAAACAAGGACGCGAGGTTACAGTCATCACTCAAAATATCGATGAGCTCCACCGCCGCGCCGGATCCGGAAACATCCTGGAGATCCACG GAAGTCTGTTTAAAACACGCTGTATGAGCTGCGGCCATGAAGCAGCCAATTACAAGAGCCCCATCTGTGCCGCTCTGGAGGGAAAAGG AGCTCCAGACCCAGACACAGATGACGCCCGGATCCCTGTTCAGCAGCTGCCCAG gtgtgagCAGACAGGCTGCCACGGTCTCCTGAGACCAGCTGTGGTTTGGTTTGGAGAGACTCTGGACTCAGACATTCTCACCCGTGCAGAGAAAGTGTTGGACAGCTGTGACCTCTGCCTGGTG GTTGGCACTTCATCCGTTGTGTATCCAGCAGCCATGTTTGCTCCTCAGGTGGCAGCCAGAGGAGTCCCTGTGGCCGAGTTCAACATGGAGAACACGCCAGCCACCATGCGCTTCAA GTTCCACTTCCATGGCCCCTGTGGGACCACGTTGCCCCCGGCACTGGCACGCCACGAGACTGAGCAAAGTTAA
- the sirt5 gene encoding NAD-dependent protein deacylase sirtuin-5, mitochondrial isoform X1, with translation MIVRQFTRRGAISSHLYAHLKRPQVIQDMARPSSDLAAFREIFSNAKSIAIITGAGVSAESGVPTFRGAGGYWRKWEAQQLATPEAFSRNPSRVWEFYHYRREVMLTKNPNPAHLAIAECEERLSKQGREVTVITQNIDELHRRAGSGNILEIHGNLFKTRCMSCGHEAANYKSPICAALEGKGAPDPDTDDARIPVQQLPRCEQTGCHGLLRPAVVWFGETLDSDILTRAEKVLDSCDLCLVVGTSSVVYPAAMFAPQVAARGVPVAEFNMENTPATMRFKFHFHGPCGTTLPPALARHETEQS, from the exons ATGATTGTGCGTCAGTTCACTCGCAGAGGCGCAATAAGCTCTCATCTGTATGCCCACCTTAAAAGACCCCAGGTTATCCAAGACATGGCCAGACCCAGTTCAG ACCTTGCAGCATTCAGGGAGATCTTCTCCAATGCCAAGAGTATAGCCATCATCACCGGAGCGGGGGTGAGTGCAGAGAGTGGAGTCCCCACcttcagaggagcaggaggctaCTGGAGAAAATGGGAGGCACAG CAACTTGCCACCCCCGAGGCCTTCTCCAGGAATCCTTCTCGTGTTTGGGAGTTTTACCACTACCGCCGCGAGGTCATGCTCACAAAAAATCCCAACCCCGCCCACCTGGCCATTGCCGAGTGTGAGGAGCGACTGAGCAAACAAGGACGCGAGGTTACAGTCATCACTCAAAATATCGATGAGCTCCACCGCCGCGCCGGATCCGGAAACATCCTGGAGATCCACGGCAA TCTGTTTAAAACACGCTGTATGAGCTGCGGCCATGAAGCAGCCAATTACAAGAGCCCCATCTGTGCCGCTCTGGAGGGAAAAGG AGCTCCAGACCCAGACACAGATGACGCCCGGATCCCTGTTCAGCAGCTGCCCAG gtgtgagCAGACAGGCTGCCACGGTCTCCTGAGACCAGCTGTGGTTTGGTTTGGAGAGACTCTGGACTCAGACATTCTCACCCGTGCAGAGAAAGTGTTGGACAGCTGTGACCTCTGCCTGGTG GTTGGCACTTCATCCGTTGTGTATCCAGCAGCCATGTTTGCTCCTCAGGTGGCAGCCAGAGGAGTCCCTGTGGCCGAGTTCAACATGGAGAACACGCCAGCCACCATGCGCTTCAA GTTCCACTTCCATGGCCCCTGTGGGACCACGTTGCCCCCGGCACTGGCACGCCACGAGACTGAGCAAAGTTAA